The following coding sequences lie in one Myxococcus xanthus genomic window:
- a CDS encoding S8 family serine peptidase, producing MPRRHASQRIFLLPMSTVLTGALLACGSVGAPLEPEALGQKEAALIPSDPLFSSQSWHYNAIHAPAAWGRTTGNDSVSIAVLDSGRLAHPDLNTKWTGGYDFFAGDSDPTDEGLYHHGIHVAGTIGASANNGIGGAGLCWNCRLLPIRVAQQEGSFGSGSPGAYEPLSTILARAIRYSAGYLVDDGLFNYVQAPSRASVINISMGNVAGPCPADLQVAVNDANAAGTPVVVAAGNWESEGALNTTAFSAFMWSGCTSVISVAAVNQNGVLEPYSARGPGITIGAPGGGAFRAANSSGGFGELIGCTDPNETRGVGTHGVVSSWTTSQGTHCYRHWAGTSMAAPHVSGVIGLMLSRNPALTSLQVRDILQKTATPISCTNNGCGAGLLNADGAVAAATFDVSIACESASGSFVCYANPEGGIGPFTAMWTGMTRANIAPSHVNNPDYTSGTCTPNNTSTVLLSFTDALGRNVVRSKQFYCNLVTP from the coding sequence GTGCCACGTCGACATGCATCCCAGCGCATCTTCCTGCTTCCGATGAGTACCGTTCTGACAGGGGCCCTCCTCGCCTGTGGTAGTGTCGGGGCGCCGCTCGAGCCTGAAGCGCTTGGGCAGAAAGAGGCCGCCCTGATCCCCAGCGACCCTCTCTTCTCTAGCCAGAGTTGGCACTACAACGCCATCCATGCACCAGCGGCATGGGGGCGCACCACTGGCAATGACAGCGTGTCAATCGCTGTGCTCGACAGCGGGCGGTTGGCGCACCCCGACCTGAATACGAAGTGGACAGGTGGGTATGACTTCTTCGCTGGCGACAGCGACCCTACTGACGAGGGCTTGTACCACCACGGCATTCACGTCGCGGGGACGATTGGTGCCTCGGCTAATAACGGCATCGGAGGCGCTGGCTTGTGCTGGAATTGCCGCTTGTTGCCTATCCGCGTCGCACAGCAGGAGGGCAGTTTTGGCTCTGGCTCCCCGGGAGCGTATGAGCCTCTCTCCACAATCCTCGCCCGTGCAATTCGTTACTCGGCGGGCTACTTGGTGGATGATGGGCTGTTCAACTATGTCCAGGCACCTTCCAGAGCCTCGGTCATCAATATCAGCATGGGTAACGTCGCTGGCCCCTGTCCGGCCGACCTCCAAGTTGCTGTCAATGACGCCAATGCCGCGGGAACACCCGTGGTTGTCGCGGCTGGCAACTGGGAGTCTGAAGGCGCGCTCAATACTACGGCATTTTCCGCATTCATGTGGAGCGGATGCACGAGCGTCATCTCTGTCGCCGCCGTGAATCAGAATGGAGTCCTTGAGCCCTATTCGGCTCGCGGCCCGGGAATCACCATTGGTGCACCTGGCGGGGGGGCTTTTCGCGCTGCCAATTCTTCGGGCGGTTTTGGCGAACTCATCGGCTGCACGGACCCGAATGAGACGCGCGGCGTCGGTACCCATGGCGTCGTCTCCTCGTGGACGACATCCCAAGGAACCCACTGTTATCGGCACTGGGCGGGTACATCCATGGCCGCACCGCATGTCTCTGGTGTGATTGGCTTGATGCTTTCACGCAATCCGGCGCTGACGTCTTTGCAGGTTCGCGACATCCTCCAGAAAACCGCGACGCCTATCTCATGCACGAACAATGGCTGCGGGGCGGGTTTGCTCAACGCCGACGGGGCTGTGGCCGCTGCGACCTTTGATGTCTCCATTGCGTGTGAAAGCGCTTCGGGCAGCTTCGTGTGCTATGCGAACCCCGAAGGCGGCATTGGTCCCTTTACAGCGATGTGGACGGGCATGACGCGTGCGAACATCGCACCGAGTCACGTGAACAATCCCGATTACACATCAGGAACCTGCACTCCGAACAACACCAGTACCGTCCTGCTCAGCTTCACCGACGCATTGGGCCGCAACGTCGTACGGAGCAAGCAGTTCTACTGCAATCTCGTCACGCCGTAA